The genomic segment AGGAAGACCGACTTACTTATCGTAGCCATCGTCAAGAAATCTGTGAAAAGATAAAAGGGCTTGTTACACAATTAAAAAACAATCCAAACAAATCTGAACTTCTTGCCGAACTTGAACAACTTGCTGACAAATTAAAACATCCGGGGTTGCCTCGCTAAAATTTTTTTCGCTTCCTCTTTACAAAATCCTAAAATTTAATAAAATATATGTATATGGCTAAGATAAAGGTTGCACATATCATTACACTTTTAGAACTCGGAGGTGCACAGGAAAATACGCTTTATACCTGCGAACATTTAGACAAGAATAAATTTGATGTAATTTTGATATGCGGGAAAGGTGGTTTTCTTGACAACAAAACTCAAAATATAAAAACATATTTCGTAAATGAACTCATTCGTGAGATATGCCCGGTTTATGATTTCATAGCATTTGTGAAAATCTACAAAATTATAAAAAAAGAAAAGCCAGATATCGTTCATACACATTCCTCCAAAGCTGGTATCTTAGCCCGCTGGGCAGCTTGGCTTAATAATTTGATTTTGCATTACACATTACACATTACACATTACACAAAAATCATCCATACATTTCACGGGTTTGGTTTCCATGATTATCAAAATTATTTTGTAAGAAAAGTTTTTATTTTTGTTGAACGATTAACCTCAAAAATTACAGACAAACTTATCGCTGTTTCAAATGAGAATATTTCAAAAGGGTTAAAAAATAAAATTGGTATTGAACAAAAATATACTGTTATACGAAGTGGCATAAAACTGAACAATTATCAGATTGATATTGAGATTGAGAAGAAGAAAAAAGAATTTGGAATAACAACCGAAAATGTTGTAGGAATGGTTGCCTGTTTTAAGCCACAAAAGGCGCCGCTTGATTTTGTAAAAGTAGCAAGATTAGTTTGTAATGAAAAACCGGATACAAAATTTATACTTGTAGGTGATGGAGTGCTGAGAAACAAGATTGAGATTGAGATTAAGAAATTAC from the Elusimicrobiota bacterium genome contains:
- a CDS encoding glycosyltransferase family 4 protein; translation: MAKIKVAHIITLLELGGAQENTLYTCEHLDKNKFDVILICGKGGFLDNKTQNIKTYFVNELIREICPVYDFIAFVKIYKIIKKEKPDIVHTHSSKAGILARWAAWLNNLILHYTLHITHYTKIIHTFHGFGFHDYQNYFVRKVFIFVERLTSKITDKLIAVSNENISKGLKNKIGIEQKYTVIRSGIKLNNYQIDIEIEKKKKEFGITTENVVGMVACFKPQKAPLDFVKVARLVCNEKPDTKFILVGDGVLRNKIEIEIKKLQLEKNFILTGWRQDVNEFMKIFDVFVLTSLWEGLPRTIVEAMASGKPVVATYIDGTKEIVQEGLTGFFVQPHETEKMAERILRLLNNSDLGKKFSEEAKKRVQEFDIDLMVSQQQSLYLSLYENRKSENN